A single window of Candidatus Methanomethylicota archaeon DNA harbors:
- a CDS encoding MFS transporter: MNINILTLLITCLFLSLLMGISYPLISEYIYAITNSSIFVGLIFSIKSILGMLFVILGGFLADNIGRKKPIYIGTILMGFSFIIYAISNNILEFIIASFFESFSLFYFPAFNAMIMDSTEKDKLMKIFTISLIFDHLPYSITSILGGFIRDNYGILGLRICFLISGIFIIIIGIIRWKLLLETLIEIKKINFKMIIKPYIEIFNDFKKLNPLIIRIIILRSFILLNAFSIFYSFSLIYAVRYAEILSFTEWGMILAISSFSYLIAIILVKITKISYYPIIIFFEAISILLFFIEEKISILISLILINILGALTYAIERTILAKTIEQQMRGRAETFMNLSFYIGSFIGSILGGYFYTIYPPLILIIPFIMLILGSIIATIIFRKIQ; the protein is encoded by the coding sequence ATGAATATAAACATTCTCACTTTATTAATTACATGTTTATTTTTAAGTTTATTAATGGGAATTTCATATCCTTTAATTTCTGAATACATATATGCTATAACAAATAGTTCAATATTTGTAGGCTTAATATTTTCAATAAAAAGTATTTTAGGAATGTTATTTGTAATATTAGGAGGATTTTTAGCAGATAATATAGGAAGGAAAAAGCCCATATATATTGGAACAATTCTAATGGGATTTTCTTTTATTATTTATGCAATATCTAATAATATATTAGAATTTATTATAGCATCTTTTTTTGAAAGTTTCTCTCTTTTTTATTTTCCTGCTTTTAATGCTATGATAATGGATTCTACAGAGAAAGATAAATTAATGAAAATTTTTACAATTTCACTTATTTTTGATCATTTACCTTATTCAATAACTTCAATTTTAGGAGGATTTATTAGAGATAATTATGGAATTCTTGGTTTAAGAATTTGTTTTTTAATAAGTGGAATTTTCATAATAATTATTGGAATTATAAGATGGAAATTATTATTAGAAACATTAATTGAAATTAAGAAAATTAATTTTAAAATGATCATAAAACCATATATTGAAATATTTAATGATTTTAAGAAATTAAATCCATTAATAATAAGAATAATTATATTACGTTCATTTATTTTATTAAATGCTTTTTCTATATTTTATAGTTTTTCATTAATTTATGCTGTAAGATATGCTGAAATTCTTTCTTTTACTGAATGGGGGATGATATTGGCAATATCTTCTTTTTCATATTTAATAGCAATAATTTTAGTAAAAATAACGAAAATTTCTTATTATCCAATTATAATATTTTTTGAAGCAATTTCTATTTTATTATTTTTTATTGAAGAAAAAATTTCAATATTAATTTCATTGATTTTAATAAATATATTAGGAGCATTAACATATGCTATTGAAAGAACAATTTTAGCAAAAACAATAGAACAACAAATGAGGGGGAGGGCTGAGACTTTTATGAATTTATCTTTTTATATTGGAAGTTTTATTGGATCAATTTTAGGAGGTTATTTTTATACTATTTATCCACCACTTATATTAATAATTCCATTTATAATGTTAATATTAGGATCAATTATTGCAACTATAATTTTTAGAAAAATTCAATAA
- a CDS encoding histone deacetylase, producing the protein MKIVFSKKCLEYGLWHIEGPMRVKIAYEFLKERGYEFLEPTPAEEEDILKVHDYKYVEGIKKGILEDEDTPAYENIYEYATLSAGGAIMASKINGFSLMRPPGHHVGIRGAALGAHTRGFCYLNNIAIAVKKLNKPTLILDIDGHHGNGTQEIFLGSKDVFYISIHRHPLYPGTGYHSEFNCLNFPLPAECGEEIYMKTLSKAFNMIDMSKIEVVAVSAGFDTIIGDIASLGLREDSFKKIGEIIAKLEKTTFFVLEGGYIGEKLGKAIDALIQGFEK; encoded by the coding sequence ATGAAAATAGTATTTTCTAAGAAATGTTTAGAATATGGTTTATGGCATATTGAAGGACCTATGAGAGTTAAAATAGCTTATGAGTTTTTAAAAGAAAGGGGGTATGAATTTTTAGAACCAACTCCAGCTGAGGAAGAAGATATTCTCAAAGTTCACGATTATAAATATGTAGAAGGTATAAAAAAGGGTATTTTAGAAGATGAGGATACTCCAGCTTATGAGAATATTTATGAATATGCTACTTTATCAGCTGGAGGGGCCATAATGGCCTCGAAAATTAATGGATTTTCATTAATGAGACCTCCTGGTCATCATGTTGGAATAAGAGGTGCAGCCTTGGGAGCTCATACAAGAGGATTTTGCTATTTAAATAATATTGCAATAGCTGTAAAGAAATTGAATAAACCAACTCTGATTTTGGATATTGATGGACATCATGGAAATGGAACTCAAGAGATATTTCTAGGTAGCAAGGATGTTTTTTATATATCAATTCATAGACATCCTCTATATCCTGGTACTGGTTATCATTCTGAATTTAATTGTTTGAATTTTCCCCTTCCAGCAGAATGTGGTGAAGAGATTTATATGAAAACTCTAAGTAAGGCTTTTAATATGATTGATATGAGTAAAATAGAAGTAGTTGCTGTATCAGCTGGTTTTGATACTATTATAGGAGATATTGCTTCTCTAGGTTTGAGAGAGGATAGTTTTAAAAAAATAGGAGAGATAATAGCAAAACTCGAAAAAACTACATTTTTCGTACTTGAAGGAGGATATATAGGTGAAAAATTGGGAAAGGCAATTGATGCTTTAATTCAAGGATTTGAGAAATAG
- a CDS encoding 50S ribosomal protein L35ae: MIIGEIMNFRIGTKRRYPRELLIKFGNSRIDIAKLIGKKVVVEDKHGNKYIGKVIKPHGNKGVAIVRFRKDPPGEVLGSKAICL; encoded by the coding sequence TTGATTATTGGTGAAATAATGAATTTTAGAATAGGTACTAAAAGAAGATATCCAAGAGAATTACTTATTAAATTTGGAAATAGTAGAATTGATATTGCAAAATTAATTGGTAAAAAAGTAGTTGTAGAAGATAAACATGGTAATAAATATATAGGAAAAGTGATAAAACCTCATGGAAATAAAGGAGTTGCTATTGTAAGATTTAGAAAAGATCCACCTGGAGAAGTTTTAGGTTCTAAAGCTATTTGTCTTTAA
- a CDS encoding L-threonylcarbamoyladenylate synthase, with protein sequence MTKIIKMDPLNPDLNIINDIVNILRKGGLCAFPTETVYGLGADGFNSEAVIKIFKVKKRPLDNPLILHIDSQEMLEEVAIEIPNIAYEIVKKLWPGPLTILLKKSEKVPKEVTANLPNVAVRCPAHPIALSLIKNLERPIAAPSANISGKPSPTIAEYVIEDLMGLIDVIIDGGETFFGIESTIIDITKDPPILLRPGPITPEDIKRVLGIEVKIIPLAKGYSEAEVALSPGIKYKHYSPNTPLILIEPSNDLNLLINTVIEKAKEFKNKGYKIAIIGTSETIPYYKDYKTINIGSRKNLYEIARNLYKILREIDELNVDIAIIEGFRDELGLEIAIMNRLRKASFQRIILK encoded by the coding sequence ATGACTAAAATTATTAAAATGGATCCACTTAATCCTGATTTAAATATTATTAATGATATTGTAAATATTTTAAGAAAAGGAGGACTATGTGCATTTCCTACTGAAACTGTTTATGGCCTTGGTGCTGATGGTTTTAATTCAGAAGCAGTTATTAAAATATTCAAAGTTAAGAAGAGGCCATTAGATAATCCATTAATTCTTCATATAGATTCTCAAGAAATGCTTGAAGAAGTAGCAATAGAAATTCCAAATATAGCTTATGAAATTGTAAAAAAACTATGGCCGGGTCCATTGACTATTTTACTTAAGAAAAGTGAAAAAGTACCTAAAGAAGTTACTGCAAATCTTCCTAATGTAGCTGTAAGATGTCCAGCTCATCCAATAGCATTAAGTTTAATAAAAAACTTGGAAAGACCAATAGCAGCTCCAAGTGCTAATATTTCTGGTAAACCTTCGCCTACAATAGCTGAATATGTAATTGAAGATTTAATGGGATTAATAGATGTAATAATAGATGGAGGAGAAACTTTTTTTGGTATAGAGTCAACAATAATTGATATTACTAAAGATCCTCCAATTTTACTTAGACCTGGACCTATAACTCCTGAAGATATAAAAAGAGTTTTAGGAATTGAAGTAAAAATAATTCCATTAGCTAAAGGATATTCAGAAGCTGAAGTTGCATTAAGTCCTGGTATAAAATATAAACATTATTCTCCAAATACTCCATTAATTCTCATAGAACCTTCTAATGATTTAAATTTATTAATTAATACTGTAATAGAAAAAGCAAAAGAATTTAAAAATAAAGGATATAAGATTGCTATAATAGGAACAAGTGAAACAATTCCATATTATAAAGATTATAAAACAATTAATATTGGTTCTAGGAAAAATCTTTATGAAATTGCACGTAATTTATATAAAATATTAAGAGAAATTGATGAATTAAATGTAGATATTGCTATTATTGAAGGTTTTAGAGATGAGTTAGGTTTAGAAATAGCAATAATGAATAGATTAAGAAAAGCTTCTTTTCAAAGAATAATTCTTAAATAA